In one window of Nakamurella alba DNA:
- a CDS encoding PaaI family thioesterase, protein MSRATAPARTVPPGRPESLFGLTPIRIAPDGTVTGSMDVDAGCADPGGPEPVAPLSGAIGVLADSVLGYSLNNTSDGWFVTTDIALEFLAPRLAGTVHTHARSAHADGTDGMARGEITDGSGTVLAYGTFRGRKTGCVPSAAEQSPPNVQARPGASPVGALAKAMRPAPEGGATFLADPMFGNPLGNLHGGITVCLADLVACRAMPIPSFTESIRVHFVRPVVSGSLLTLRPEVEHLGRTFGIVRVRGFDERGKLCTSATVVRSVMSGRM, encoded by the coding sequence ATGAGCAGGGCCACCGCACCCGCCCGCACAGTCCCGCCGGGCAGGCCGGAGTCGCTGTTCGGGCTGACCCCGATCAGGATCGCCCCGGACGGCACGGTCACCGGGTCGATGGACGTCGACGCCGGATGCGCCGACCCAGGCGGACCGGAACCGGTCGCACCGCTCTCCGGCGCGATCGGGGTGCTCGCCGACAGCGTCCTGGGCTACTCGCTGAACAACACCTCCGACGGCTGGTTCGTCACCACCGACATCGCACTGGAGTTCCTCGCACCCCGACTGGCCGGCACCGTCCACACGCACGCCCGCAGCGCGCACGCCGACGGCACGGACGGCATGGCGCGCGGCGAGATCACCGACGGCTCCGGAACAGTCCTGGCCTACGGCACCTTCCGTGGCCGGAAAACCGGCTGCGTGCCGTCCGCCGCGGAACAATCACCACCGAATGTCCAGGCCCGACCGGGTGCATCGCCGGTCGGCGCGCTGGCGAAGGCGATGCGTCCCGCTCCGGAGGGTGGCGCCACCTTCCTCGCGGATCCGATGTTCGGCAACCCGCTCGGCAACCTGCACGGCGGGATCACCGTCTGTCTGGCCGATCTGGTCGCCTGTCGCGCGATGCCGATCCCATCCTTCACCGAGTCCATCCGGGTGCACTTCGTCCGTCCTGTGGTGTCGGGCTCCCTGTTGACCCTCCGACCGGAGGTCGAACACCTGGGCCGCACCTTCGGCATCGTCAGGGTCCGGGGCTTCGACGAGCGGGGCAAGTTGTGCACCAGCGCCACCGTCGTCAGATCCGTGATGAGCGGCCGGATGTGA
- a CDS encoding SEC-C domain-containing protein, protein MTFGIGFVHPLYAGVVTDRRISRDSRALSDQYEKAGLVEFSDGRFAYTMTGLVQAPGFDAAKWVAMSLAEAGTGGVEFWKALARFSAICSHRFAMLPNVRTDHLKFSVLFAGYQRTESGSISRMAMVSNFQELSPISGTDIWPRPFERFRLSFQETSPVRCLAVPIGSGGYREDSELAKKLVDRLVSLKMSAAGVVAVLVDIIRQGANEVIGEDCTSIVIPRNFDAEPEASYRPNRASNEFKFPAFVQASHGDKGAGIAMNGATVYGGTVDRMAVVTAPAPTYKRQKCPCGSGSEYRRCHGRLGLSRNTPPVGATIEKFGLDTRELASAAGGAPFEMPSYLFLPGTTRKDYKITNTRTGKVVQDPEIW, encoded by the coding sequence ATGACCTTCGGCATCGGCTTCGTCCACCCCTTGTATGCCGGAGTCGTCACTGATCGGAGGATCAGTCGAGATAGCCGCGCGCTGAGCGATCAGTACGAGAAAGCAGGGTTGGTCGAGTTCAGTGACGGTCGATTCGCTTATACTATGACTGGTCTGGTGCAGGCGCCTGGCTTTGATGCTGCCAAGTGGGTTGCCATGTCTCTCGCTGAAGCTGGAACGGGGGGTGTCGAATTCTGGAAGGCACTTGCCAGATTCTCAGCGATCTGCAGCCATAGGTTTGCAATGCTGCCGAATGTCCGCACTGACCACCTGAAGTTTTCGGTTCTCTTCGCGGGCTATCAGCGCACTGAGAGTGGATCGATAAGCCGAATGGCGATGGTCAGCAACTTTCAGGAACTGAGTCCCATATCCGGAACGGACATCTGGCCCCGGCCGTTTGAACGGTTCCGTCTCTCCTTCCAAGAGACGTCGCCGGTGCGCTGTCTGGCCGTGCCGATTGGCAGTGGCGGCTATCGCGAAGACAGCGAACTGGCGAAGAAGCTAGTCGACCGGCTTGTCAGTCTGAAAATGTCGGCTGCCGGCGTTGTCGCGGTACTAGTCGACATCATTCGTCAAGGCGCGAACGAAGTCATCGGAGAGGATTGCACCAGTATCGTGATCCCGAGAAATTTTGATGCGGAACCTGAGGCGTCCTACCGGCCGAATCGAGCAAGTAATGAGTTCAAGTTCCCTGCCTTCGTTCAAGCATCGCATGGAGATAAGGGTGCTGGAATAGCGATGAACGGTGCGACTGTGTACGGCGGCACAGTCGATCGGATGGCTGTTGTAACGGCTCCGGCGCCGACGTATAAGCGCCAGAAATGTCCGTGTGGGTCCGGGTCCGAGTATCGAAGATGTCACGGCAGGCTGGGGCTTTCGCGGAATACCCCACCTGTCGGCGCGACCATTGAGAAGTTCGGCCTGGACACCCGTGAACTCGCTTCAGCGGCGGGAGGCGCACCGTTCGAGATGCCGTCATATTTGTTTTTGCCCGGCACCACGCGAAAGGACTACAAGATCACCAATACCAGGACGGGTAAGGTTGTTCAAGATCCTGAAATTTGGTAG
- a CDS encoding phosphotransferase family protein: MNREQGERVTHWFAARGHQFDASGARRFTGGLANVNQLVTFDGRPAVLRHPPVGPRQVGANDMAREWKVLSGLGAVYPLAPLGLAYCDDESVLGVPFLLVEFRDGIAIGADMPPMGAVDAPKRLTGALVGVMAELHDVDPAAAGVADLGRPENFLSRQVTSWHKRAGAVWPQDIPAGIDRMSAALAAKVPVDDEVCLLHMDLKFDNMLVNPDTCDAQAVIDWDMATRGTPLFDLAVLLAYWIEPSDPADVQALERVPSLRDGFGSRTDLAEQYLARTGRSGDNLVWLVALARYRLAVLWMQLFRLWQQGSVIGDGYADFERLALALLDLAEHNYLKGTL, encoded by the coding sequence GTGAACAGGGAGCAGGGGGAGCGGGTGACTCACTGGTTCGCCGCCCGCGGTCACCAGTTCGACGCATCCGGCGCGCGCCGATTCACCGGCGGTCTGGCCAACGTCAACCAACTCGTCACGTTCGACGGGCGGCCGGCTGTGCTCCGTCACCCACCGGTCGGTCCACGGCAGGTAGGAGCCAACGACATGGCGCGGGAGTGGAAGGTGCTGTCCGGGTTGGGTGCCGTGTACCCGCTCGCCCCTCTCGGGCTGGCCTACTGCGACGACGAATCCGTGCTCGGGGTGCCGTTCCTGCTTGTGGAGTTCCGCGACGGCATCGCGATCGGTGCGGACATGCCACCGATGGGCGCCGTCGATGCGCCGAAAAGGCTCACCGGTGCGCTGGTGGGTGTCATGGCGGAGCTGCACGACGTCGACCCGGCAGCCGCCGGTGTGGCAGATCTCGGCCGGCCCGAGAACTTTCTGTCGCGACAGGTGACGTCGTGGCACAAGCGGGCCGGCGCCGTCTGGCCGCAGGACATACCCGCCGGAATCGACCGGATGTCCGCCGCACTGGCTGCGAAAGTACCGGTCGACGACGAGGTGTGCTTGTTGCACATGGATCTCAAGTTCGACAACATGTTGGTGAACCCGGACACCTGCGACGCACAGGCGGTCATCGACTGGGACATGGCCACCCGTGGGACGCCGCTGTTCGACCTGGCGGTGCTGCTGGCCTACTGGATCGAGCCGTCGGATCCGGCGGACGTGCAGGCGTTGGAACGTGTCCCGTCCCTGCGTGACGGATTCGGCAGCCGGACCGATCTGGCCGAGCAGTACCTCGCCCGGACCGGGCGCTCGGGCGACAACCTGGTCTGGTTGGTCGCCCTCGCCCGCTACCGGCTCGCGGTGTTGTGGATGCAACTGTTCCGGCTGTGGCAACAGGGATCGGTCATCGGCGACGGATACGCGGACTTCGAACGACTGGCGCTGGCCCTGTTGGACCTTGCCGAGCACAACTACCTGAAAGGCACGCTGTGA
- a CDS encoding NAD(P)H-dependent flavin oxidoreductase → MLATAVTELLGIDHPVVCGGMMGVGTAPLIAAVANAGALGFLSALTHPTPKRLAEEIKRTLELTDRPFGVNLTMLPTLRPVPYDEYRDAIIEGGVKVVETAGSSPEPHLPAFKAAGVKVVHKVVAVRHAVTAERIGVDALSVDGFECAGHPGEDDIPGLVLVPAVAARTTLPIIASGGFATGSGLVAAMALGAGAINMGTRFLASTEAQVHTNIKQAIVANTERDTRLVFRKFRNTARVVRNAVSEEIVDIERRPDSTFDDIAALASGARGRERALGMGLVDDGLWWAGQVQGLITDVLPVAEIVENIVGDAEKLITTRLPAAVRRH, encoded by the coding sequence ATGCTTGCAACCGCCGTGACCGAGTTGCTCGGGATCGACCATCCGGTGGTGTGCGGAGGGATGATGGGCGTCGGAACTGCTCCGCTCATCGCGGCCGTCGCGAACGCCGGGGCACTGGGATTCCTCTCGGCCCTGACACATCCCACACCCAAGCGTCTGGCCGAGGAGATCAAGCGCACCCTCGAACTGACCGATCGGCCGTTCGGCGTGAACCTCACCATGCTGCCGACGCTACGCCCGGTTCCCTACGACGAGTACCGCGACGCGATCATCGAAGGCGGCGTCAAAGTGGTCGAGACCGCCGGCTCCAGCCCGGAGCCGCACCTACCGGCCTTCAAGGCAGCCGGAGTGAAGGTCGTCCACAAGGTCGTCGCTGTACGGCACGCCGTCACGGCTGAGCGGATCGGCGTCGACGCGCTCAGTGTCGATGGATTCGAGTGCGCCGGACATCCCGGCGAGGACGACATCCCCGGGCTGGTGTTGGTACCCGCCGTTGCCGCACGGACGACGCTTCCGATCATCGCGTCCGGTGGGTTCGCCACGGGTTCCGGCCTCGTCGCGGCGATGGCTCTGGGCGCCGGCGCGATCAACATGGGCACCCGCTTCCTGGCCAGCACCGAGGCGCAGGTCCACACCAACATCAAGCAGGCGATCGTGGCGAACACGGAACGGGACACCAGGCTGGTGTTCCGCAAGTTCCGCAACACGGCCAGAGTGGTGCGCAATGCGGTGTCGGAGGAGATCGTCGACATCGAGCGCCGCCCGGACTCCACCTTCGATGACATCGCAGCCCTCGCGTCCGGCGCTCGCGGCCGGGAACGGGCCCTCGGTATGGGATTGGTCGACGACGGACTCTGGTGGGCCGGCCAGGTGCAGGGGCTGATCACCGATGTTCTGCCCGTGGCCGAGATCGTCGAGAACATCGTTGGCGACGCCGAGAAGTTGATCACGACCCGACTGCCTGCTGCAGTCCGGAGGCACTGA
- a CDS encoding HpcH/HpaI aldolase/citrate lyase family protein has protein sequence MAYVDSADRGRIRLRRSSLICPGDDTKLLGKMETVAADVCIVDWEDGVVPARKEEARRLTAEALQKAWRCPERVIRTNGMDSDLFETDVFAAVAAGVDSIMLPKVENAEQIIEANLLIDRAEQAAGREAGTVEVWALAETVQSVQNADAIAEVPRVTCLIFGGGDLGADLRLKRIQLGSNRTLGIHRYEYFYAYSRMITAARAAGIDIQVTGFTSYTDLDASREDAEISAQFGATGALAISPRQLPIYNEVFGPGADDLVWADKVLAAVDAAAAEQRAVVVVDGSMVDGPFIRNARFLRSLQDLIDAHDGSVG, from the coding sequence ATGGCTTACGTCGACTCCGCCGACCGCGGACGGATCCGACTGCGCAGGTCGTCGCTCATCTGTCCGGGCGACGACACGAAACTCCTGGGAAAGATGGAGACGGTGGCCGCCGACGTCTGCATCGTGGACTGGGAAGACGGCGTCGTCCCGGCTCGCAAGGAGGAGGCCCGCCGGTTGACCGCCGAGGCCTTGCAGAAGGCCTGGCGGTGTCCGGAGCGGGTGATCCGTACCAACGGGATGGACTCGGACCTGTTCGAAACGGACGTCTTCGCTGCAGTGGCGGCCGGTGTCGATTCGATCATGCTGCCAAAGGTCGAGAACGCCGAGCAGATCATCGAGGCCAACCTGCTCATCGATCGTGCCGAGCAAGCGGCCGGACGCGAGGCAGGGACGGTCGAGGTATGGGCTCTGGCCGAAACGGTGCAGTCGGTCCAGAACGCCGACGCGATCGCGGAAGTCCCACGGGTCACCTGTCTGATCTTCGGTGGAGGCGACCTGGGGGCGGATCTGCGGCTCAAGCGCATCCAGCTCGGGTCGAACCGCACGCTGGGCATCCACCGTTACGAGTACTTCTACGCCTACAGCCGCATGATCACCGCTGCCCGCGCGGCCGGCATCGACATCCAGGTCACAGGTTTCACCTCCTACACCGATCTGGACGCCTCTCGTGAGGACGCGGAGATCTCCGCCCAGTTCGGCGCGACCGGCGCGCTGGCCATCAGCCCCCGCCAGCTACCGATCTACAACGAGGTGTTCGGGCCCGGCGCCGACGATCTCGTCTGGGCCGACAAGGTTCTGGCCGCGGTGGATGCCGCGGCGGCCGAGCAGCGCGCCGTCGTGGTGGTCGACGGCAGCATGGTCGACGGTCCGTTCATCCGTAACGCCCGCTTCCTGCGGTCTCTGCAGGATCTGATCGATGCCCACGACGGGAGCGTCGGATGA
- a CDS encoding acyl-CoA dehydrogenase family protein produces the protein MIDFSIPEDLVAKRDRVRQWVIDEIIPYETDPRLTQHGPTDGLRQELVEKARAAGLLTIQAPVEYGGWGLSHLEQAVLYEAAGWSTLGPVAMNCAAPDEGNMFLLNKITDAAQAERYLRPVIEGHQRSVFAMTEPDGAGSDPGQLRTTATFDGTHFRIDGLKWLITGANGARTWIIMADLQENPHLPSGPTLFLADGDAPGIVIERVMNSMDRNYVEGHCVVRFDGLSLPREALLGEAGAAFRYAQLRLAPARLTHAMRWLGAAERAQSIAIDHARTRTAFGKPIAEHQGVSFKIADNEIALHHCRLSVWYVAWLLDQGEKARHESSVAKAFVSEELFRVLDRCVQVLGGIGVTEETPVSMLFRDVRGFRLYDGPTEVHQYAIARKVLGGGR, from the coding sequence GTGATCGACTTCTCCATCCCCGAGGACCTGGTCGCCAAGCGTGACCGCGTCAGGCAGTGGGTGATCGACGAGATCATCCCGTACGAGACCGATCCGCGGCTGACCCAGCACGGCCCGACCGACGGACTCCGCCAGGAGCTCGTCGAGAAGGCCCGCGCCGCCGGTCTGCTGACCATCCAGGCCCCGGTGGAGTACGGCGGCTGGGGCCTGTCGCACCTCGAGCAGGCCGTGCTGTACGAGGCGGCCGGATGGTCCACCCTGGGACCGGTCGCGATGAACTGCGCCGCCCCGGACGAGGGCAACATGTTCCTGCTCAACAAGATCACCGACGCAGCGCAGGCCGAGCGCTACCTCCGCCCGGTCATCGAAGGCCACCAGCGTTCGGTGTTCGCGATGACCGAGCCGGACGGCGCCGGGTCCGACCCCGGGCAGCTACGGACGACGGCCACCTTCGACGGCACCCACTTCCGCATCGACGGACTCAAGTGGCTGATCACCGGGGCCAACGGCGCCAGGACCTGGATCATCATGGCGGACCTGCAGGAGAACCCGCACCTGCCGTCGGGCCCGACCCTCTTCCTCGCCGACGGCGACGCGCCGGGGATCGTCATCGAGCGGGTGATGAACTCGATGGACCGCAACTATGTGGAAGGACACTGCGTCGTCAGGTTCGACGGGCTGTCCCTGCCGCGGGAAGCCCTGCTCGGTGAGGCCGGCGCGGCGTTCCGGTACGCCCAGTTGCGGCTCGCACCGGCCAGATTGACGCACGCGATGCGCTGGCTCGGTGCCGCTGAGCGCGCGCAGAGCATCGCCATCGACCACGCCCGCACACGCACTGCGTTCGGCAAGCCCATCGCCGAGCACCAGGGTGTCTCGTTCAAGATCGCCGACAACGAGATTGCCTTGCATCACTGCCGTCTGTCCGTCTGGTACGTCGCATGGTTGCTCGATCAGGGTGAGAAGGCAAGGCACGAGAGCTCCGTCGCGAAGGCGTTCGTCTCCGAGGAACTGTTCCGGGTGCTGGACCGCTGCGTCCAGGTGCTCGGCGGGATCGGTGTGACCGAGGAGACCCCGGTGTCGATGCTCTTCCGCGATGTGCGCGGATTCCGTCTGTACGACGGCCCGACCGAGGTGCACCAGTACGCCATCGCCAGGAAGGTGCTGGGGGGCGGGCGATGA
- a CDS encoding helix-turn-helix domain-containing protein, with the protein MNPYPSSDGSGQDEYDRAQASTPHVTTRIGRTIRRIRTERGLTLQDVSVGANVSASFVGALERGETDIAIGRLERIAAYLKEDLRSILGYSRDEVRFNYVPAEDWVRKDVGPGIDYLECLVPGTSQRLTRLTLEPDARHSGPEVDDGMVTVYVVEGDVQVAVDDRLFTLHVGDSGAFAAGNAHVFVNRSDAPATTLINTVVAVRADS; encoded by the coding sequence ATGAACCCGTACCCATCGAGTGACGGCTCCGGCCAGGACGAGTACGACCGCGCCCAGGCGTCCACGCCGCACGTCACCACACGGATCGGTCGGACGATCCGGCGGATCCGGACCGAGCGTGGTCTGACGCTGCAGGACGTGAGTGTTGGCGCGAACGTGTCCGCTTCCTTCGTGGGAGCCCTCGAACGCGGCGAGACCGACATAGCGATCGGTCGACTGGAGCGCATCGCGGCCTACCTGAAAGAAGATCTGCGGTCGATCCTGGGCTACTCCCGGGACGAGGTCCGGTTCAACTACGTCCCTGCCGAGGACTGGGTGCGAAAGGACGTCGGGCCCGGCATCGACTATCTGGAGTGCTTGGTTCCCGGCACCTCCCAGCGTCTCACCCGATTGACTCTGGAGCCGGACGCACGCCACAGCGGACCGGAGGTCGACGACGGGATGGTCACGGTCTACGTCGTGGAGGGCGACGTGCAGGTCGCAGTCGACGACCGACTGTTCACCTTGCACGTCGGCGACTCAGGCGCTTTTGCCGCCGGGAATGCCCATGTGTTCGTGAATCGATCGGATGCGCCGGCCACCACTTTGATCAACACCGTGGTCGCCGTCCGTGCGGACTCCTGA
- a CDS encoding acetate--CoA ligase family protein, which produces MIEFADLRELIAPRSITLIGAGETGLGAWLTRNVLEHSTFAGPIHLVTDRRPEVFGRPTFPSVADIDGEIDVALILLPRGLVPQALRDAQAKGARFAVIMAGGFGEFGDEEGIALDRELREVIAAGSTRVVGPNSPGVGSILAPLGLTIQPGFKDELSPGPIGLIAQSGGVTRAVLQDSHRGVGFSAFFATGNQMDLDVADYLNYFVQDAATKGVALAIESVPSSDRFVEAAERARAAGKPVVMLKTGTSEAGRKAASSHTGAVVGEQGAMRAVAAQHGISVVDDLIHLVNVVHYRLAVTHGNQGWTPRSREVAIVGMSGGSGVLVADALATNGVGLAELDPSTKDRMRLFLPPTLPLSNPLDLADASFRENAFEDSLRLVAQDPGVGALLVIFNAWYENNSMRYAKAAIAVAAEADVPVIPVWMSARGGPELDVLVQAGLLPVRSATEAAATVQSLMADAAGPPTATTSPVNEMISTPRLPDGTILEDRAKQLLDARGVRVSRELVVDTLEAAKAAADAIGYPVILKGLDDSATHRAGTGLVSGAVRTAKQLVDAWNGIADAFRTHTGRDGCPVLVAEFVEGELEAYIGLKRDPEWGMILSLGLGGRWIEEIADAAVLPLPATAEAIENALTASKLARAIERSQLHGAPRAGLLDIAVRIAALGAEHPEISELDVNPVILTRVAAVAVDALITVERCGTDSG; this is translated from the coding sequence ATGATCGAGTTCGCCGATCTGCGCGAGTTGATCGCCCCGCGATCGATCACCCTCATTGGTGCCGGGGAAACCGGTCTCGGAGCGTGGCTCACCCGGAACGTGTTGGAGCACTCGACCTTCGCCGGACCGATCCACCTGGTCACGGACCGGCGGCCGGAGGTTTTCGGTCGACCGACATTCCCGTCGGTCGCCGACATCGACGGCGAGATCGACGTCGCCCTGATCCTGTTGCCCCGCGGACTGGTACCGCAGGCGCTGCGGGACGCGCAGGCCAAGGGGGCGCGATTCGCAGTCATCATGGCCGGCGGATTCGGCGAGTTCGGCGATGAGGAGGGCATCGCACTGGACCGCGAACTGCGCGAGGTGATCGCAGCCGGATCGACCCGGGTGGTCGGGCCGAACTCGCCCGGGGTGGGATCGATCCTGGCGCCGCTCGGATTGACCATCCAGCCGGGCTTCAAGGACGAACTGTCGCCCGGTCCGATCGGGCTGATCGCGCAGAGCGGCGGTGTCACTCGCGCGGTGCTCCAGGACTCGCACCGCGGAGTCGGTTTCTCCGCCTTCTTCGCCACCGGCAACCAGATGGACCTGGACGTCGCGGACTACCTCAATTACTTCGTCCAGGACGCGGCGACGAAGGGTGTGGCGCTGGCCATCGAGAGTGTTCCGTCGTCGGACCGCTTTGTCGAGGCCGCCGAACGCGCGCGGGCAGCCGGTAAACCGGTGGTCATGCTCAAGACGGGCACATCGGAGGCAGGACGGAAGGCGGCCAGCTCGCACACCGGCGCGGTCGTCGGTGAGCAGGGAGCGATGCGCGCGGTCGCTGCGCAGCACGGGATCTCGGTCGTCGATGATCTGATTCACCTGGTCAACGTGGTGCACTACCGGCTCGCCGTCACCCACGGGAACCAGGGCTGGACCCCACGCAGCCGGGAGGTCGCAATCGTCGGCATGTCCGGCGGTTCGGGCGTCCTGGTGGCTGACGCACTGGCCACCAACGGCGTCGGACTCGCCGAACTGGACCCGAGCACCAAGGATCGGATGCGGCTGTTCCTCCCGCCGACCTTGCCGCTGTCCAACCCGCTGGACCTGGCCGATGCAAGCTTCCGGGAGAACGCCTTCGAGGACTCCCTGCGCCTGGTAGCCCAGGATCCGGGCGTCGGTGCCCTGCTTGTCATCTTCAACGCCTGGTACGAGAACAACTCCATGCGATACGCCAAGGCCGCGATCGCCGTGGCGGCCGAGGCCGACGTGCCGGTGATCCCGGTCTGGATGTCGGCGCGCGGTGGTCCGGAGCTCGATGTACTGGTCCAGGCCGGCCTGCTGCCGGTCCGATCGGCGACGGAGGCCGCGGCCACGGTGCAGTCCCTCATGGCCGACGCGGCCGGCCCACCAACGGCCACGACATCACCAGTCAACGAGATGATCTCGACGCCTCGACTGCCCGACGGCACGATCCTGGAGGACCGTGCCAAGCAACTGCTCGATGCACGCGGTGTGCGCGTCTCCCGGGAACTGGTGGTCGACACCCTGGAAGCGGCGAAGGCGGCGGCCGACGCGATCGGCTACCCGGTCATCCTCAAGGGTTTGGACGACTCCGCCACCCACCGGGCCGGCACCGGGCTGGTGTCCGGCGCCGTGCGCACCGCGAAGCAACTGGTGGACGCCTGGAACGGCATCGCCGACGCCTTCCGCACGCACACCGGCCGCGACGGCTGCCCGGTGCTGGTGGCCGAGTTCGTCGAAGGCGAACTGGAGGCCTACATCGGGCTGAAGCGCGATCCCGAGTGGGGGATGATCCTCAGCCTGGGATTGGGCGGCCGGTGGATCGAGGAGATCGCCGACGCCGCGGTCTTGCCGCTGCCGGCCACGGCAGAAGCCATCGAGAACGCCCTGACAGCATCAAAACTCGCTCGAGCGATCGAGCGATCACAGCTCCACGGCGCTCCGCGGGCGGGACTGCTCGACATCGCTGTCCGGATCGCCGCGCTGGGGGCCGAACACCCGGAGATCTCCGAGCTGGACGTGAACCCGGTGATCCTCACCCGGGTCGCCGCGGTCGCGGTCGATGCGCTCATCACAGTCGAGCGCTGCGGCACGGACTCCGGGTGA
- a CDS encoding NAD(P)-dependent oxidoreductase, protein MSTARSRPLVLQNYPSLHPVLDELLSDEFELTTSPSPDAESLITVGTGAVAIIARGPATLPRGVLERLDTVRFVVAPGSGTDNIDLDAATELGIAVVNNAGVAPQPVAEYVIGAIVAGLKRFREADLALRAGAGWDQRDWSLRGREAAHRTLGIIGYGHIGRDVARRARAGLDMNVVISDPVAAPADIERAGMTVVTLAELLERSDVITVHVPATPKTRHLIGRAEIAVMRPDALLINTSRGEVVHQAALTDALRAGRLGGAVLDVLDPEPADLSDPILDLPNVLATPHLAGMTDEGMDRLCRATAAKVLALSRGERPDRTVNDIEWPPGRAVALGWPLGKD, encoded by the coding sequence ATGAGTACCGCCCGGTCGCGACCCCTCGTGCTGCAGAACTACCCCTCCCTGCACCCGGTCCTCGACGAACTGCTGAGCGATGAGTTCGAACTGACGACATCTCCCTCCCCGGACGCGGAATCGCTCATCACCGTCGGCACGGGTGCCGTGGCGATCATCGCGCGCGGGCCGGCGACACTTCCACGCGGCGTGCTCGAACGACTCGACACGGTGCGGTTCGTGGTTGCCCCCGGATCGGGAACGGACAACATCGATCTGGATGCCGCCACCGAGCTGGGAATCGCGGTGGTCAACAACGCGGGTGTGGCCCCGCAACCCGTGGCCGAGTACGTGATCGGCGCGATCGTGGCCGGCCTGAAACGGTTCCGTGAGGCGGATTTGGCGCTCCGTGCCGGCGCCGGATGGGACCAGCGCGATTGGAGTCTGCGCGGTCGCGAAGCCGCCCACCGGACACTGGGCATCATCGGGTACGGCCACATCGGCCGGGACGTCGCCCGGCGAGCCCGGGCCGGTCTCGACATGAACGTCGTGATCAGTGATCCCGTTGCCGCACCGGCCGACATCGAGCGAGCCGGGATGACGGTGGTGACCCTCGCAGAGTTGCTCGAGCGCTCCGACGTGATCACCGTTCACGTGCCGGCGACACCGAAGACCCGGCACCTGATCGGGAGGGCCGAGATCGCTGTGATGCGACCGGACGCGCTACTGATCAACACCTCGCGCGGTGAAGTAGTGCACCAGGCTGCCCTGACCGACGCTCTGCGCGCGGGTCGACTCGGTGGAGCGGTGCTCGACGTACTGGACCCGGAACCGGCCGATCTCTCCGATCCGATCCTGGACCTGCCGAACGTCCTGGCGACCCCACATCTGGCGGGAATGACCGACGAAGGCATGGACCGGCTCTGCCGGGCCACCGCAGCAAAGGTTCTCGCACTCTCGCGTGGCGAGCGCCCCGACCGCACGGTGAACGACATCGAATGGCCGCCGGGGCGTGCAGTTGCGCTCGGCTGGCCGCTGGGAAAGGACTGA